One genomic window of Caenorhabditis elegans chromosome I includes the following:
- the F29D10.1 gene encoding uncharacterized protein (Confirmed by transcript evidence), whose amino-acid sequence MAQMIEHFEIFVLCKITFTLFRITFAIIVLLSFSFSLLVICVKKKTKKEKHPDSPPTLVTPPPQGAKLSWKGRQKPLVVFDEKLSDQSKKEKSVKIPKTVEESEKIVKVKKVPSSQKVCDSSASSKKRKSPKKKSEDVDELKTETERE is encoded by the exons ATGGCACAAATGATTGagcactttgaaatttttgttttgtgtaaAATAACTTTTACACTTTTCAGAATAACTTTTGCGATTATCGTATTGctatcattttcattttcacttcttgtgatttgtgtgaaaaagaagacaaaaaaggaaaaacacCCTGACTCTCCACCCACTTTGGTAACACCACCACCACAGGGAGCCAAATTGTCTTGGAAAGGACGACAGAAGCCGTTGGTTGTATTTGATGAAAAGCTATCGGACCAgtctaaaaaagaaaaaagt gtgaaaatcccaaaaactgTAGAGGAGTCGGAGAAGATAGTGAAAGTCAAGAAAGTTCCATCTTCCCAAAAAGTTTGTGATTCGTCAGCATCTAGTAAGAAACGAAAGTCGCCTAAAAAGAAGAGTGAAGATGTGGATGaactgaaaactgaaactGAACGGGAATAA
- the F29D10.2 gene encoding uncharacterized protein (Partially confirmed by transcript evidence), translating to MSKIVLLALFAVITISQVESGVLPVSTTEITLVSSETSIIESSRVKRNGGCCGCCGCGGGGGGCGCCCCRPRCCCCCRPKCCCTCCRTCCCTRCCTCCRPCCCGCGCGCGCGCCGCGGGGRKRRSLQKLRIDEANRALGIKKRPSNDKC from the exons atgagTAAGATTGTACTCTTGGCCCTCTTCGCTGTTATTACCATTTCACAG GTTGAATCAGGAGTGTTGCCAGTATCAACAACAGAAATAACTTTAGTTTCATCTGAAACATCAATTATCGAATCATCTCGTGTTAAAAGGAATGGAGGCTGTTGTGGATGTTGTGGATGTGGAGGAGGTGGTGGAGGATGTGGATGTTGTTGTTGTAGACCAAGATGCTGTTGCTGTTGTAGACCTAAATGTTGTTGTACTTGTTGTAGAACTTGTTGCTGTACTCGATGTTGTACTTGCTGCAGACCATGCTGTTGTGGATGTG gtTGCGGATGTGGTTGTGGATGCTGTGGATGTGGAGGTGGAGGTCGTAAGCGTCGTTCCCTTCAAAAACTTCGAATTGATGAAGCCAATCGTGCACTTGGGATTAAAAAAAGACCATCTAATGACAAATGTTAG